The nucleotide sequence TGTTGCAGTATTACTGGTCGCGGCAATTGTAGGCAATTACTACTACCGCGAATTCAGCTTGCCGCTGCGTGCGTTGGCGGTAGTTGTTTTAATTGCTGCTGCAGGCGGCGTGGCATTGCTGACGACGAAAGGCAAGGCAACTGTTTTATTCGCGCGTGAAGCCCGGACCGAAGTTCGCAAGGTGATCTGGCCAACCCGACAGGAAACATTGCACACCACTCTGATCGTTGCTGCTGTAACTGCCGTTATGTCGCTGATTTTGTGGGGACTGGATGGCATTCTGGTGCGTCTGGTGTCGTTTATTACTGGCCTGAGGTTCTAAGATGTCTGAAGCTCCAAAGAAACGTTGGTACGTCGTTCAGGCGTTTTCTGGCTTTGAAGGTCGCGTAGCACAGTCTCTGCGTGAACATATCAAACTCCATAACATGGAAGACCACTTTGGTGAGGTGATGGTGCCGACCGAAGAGGTGGTTGAAATTCGTGGCGGCCAGCGTCGCAAGAGCGAGCGCAAATTCTTCCCGGGCTACGTGTTGGTACAGATGATGATGGATGATGCCAGTTGGCATTTGGTCCGCAGCGTACCTCGTGTCATGGGATTTATCGGCGGGACGTCCGATCGCCCTGCACCGATCAGCGATAAAGAAGTCGACGCTATCATGAATCGCCTGCAGCAGGTGGGCGACAAGCCGCGGCCGAAAACCCTGTTCGAGCCGGGTGAAATGGTGCGCGTCAACGATGGCCCGTTTGCCGATTTCAACGGTGTGGTGGAAGAAGTCGATTACGAGAAAAGCCGCTTAAAGGTTTCCGTATCCATCTTTGGTCGAGCGACCCCTGTCGAACTGGATTTCAGCCAGGTTGAAAAAGGCTGATCACTGCCTGAATCCGATACTTGTATCCGGCGCGAAATTGACCTACAATTTCGCGCTTTTGTTTTATGTGTCATCAAGACGCATAACATGTTTATAAATCGCGGGGAGCTTCTTTTTTGTGAAGCGTTATTACCCATTAGAGGAAAGCTAAATGGCCAAGAAAGTACAAGCCTATGTCAAGCTGCAGGTTGCAGCTGGTATGGCTAACCCGAGCCCGCCAGTTGGTCCGGCTTTGGGTCAGCAGGGTGTTAACATCATGGAATTCTGTAAGGCATTCAACGCCAAGACAGAAAGCCTGGAAAAAGGTCTGCCGACTCCGGTTGTTATCACCGTTTACTCCGACCGTTCCTTCACCTTCGTTACCAAGACGCCTCCGGCAGCCGTTCTGCTGAAGAAAGCGGCTGGTATCAAGTCTGGTTCTGGCAAGCCGAACAAAGACAAAGTGGGTAAAGTGACCCGTGCTCAGGTTCTGGAAATCGCTCAGACCAAAGCGGCGGACATGACGGGTGCCAACGTGGAAGCCATGGCGCGTTCCATTGAAGGTACTGCTCGTTCCATGGGCCTGGTAGTGGAGGACTAAGAAATGGCTAAGCTGACCAAGCGCATGCGCGTGATCCGTGACAAAGTTGATGTAACTAAACAGTATGACATCAACGAAGCCGTTGCCCTGCTCAAAGAGCTGGCCACTGCTAAGTTTGTTGAAAGCGTTGACGTTGCCGTAAACCTGGGCATCGACGCACGTAAATCTGACCAGAACGTTCGTGGCGCGACTGTACTGCCGCACGGTACTGGCCGTTCCGTTCGCGTTGCCGTATTTACCCAAGGCGCAAACGCTGAAGCTGCTAAAGCAGCTGGCGCAGAGCTGGTAGGTATGGAAGATCTGGCTGACCAGATCAAAAAAGGCGAAATGAACTTTGACGTGGTTATTGCTTCTCCGGATGCAATGCGCGTTGTTGGCCAGTTGGGTCAGGTTCTGGGTCCGCGTGGCCTGATGCCGAACCCGAAAGTGGGTACAGTAACCCCGAACGTAGCTGAAGCAGTGAAAAACGCTAAAGCCGGTCAGGTGCGTTACCGTAATGACAAGAACGGTATCATCCATACCACTATCGGTAAGGTTGATTTCGACTCTGACAAACTGAAAGAAAACCTGGAATCTCTGCTGGTTGCGCTGAAAAAGGCCAAACCGGCTCAGGCAAAAGGCGTTTATATCAAGAAAATCAGCTTGTCCACCACCATGGGTGCTGGCGTTGCCATCGATCAGAGTGGCCTGAACGCAGTCGCAAACTGATAGCTTTACCTGGGCGAAAGATGTACGTATAATCTTACGCCCATTGTCCTTAAACAAGGGATAAAAGCCCTTAAACGGACAAAACAGATTTTTTCGGTTGGAGCCTGGCCTAATCCAGGCCTCCGTCCAAGACCGCAGGTGTTTCGAATACCCTTGGGTATTTATATATACCCAAAGGTAAAGGAACTTAATTTTCCTGCGTAGACGGTGACAGAGCCTAAAGAAAATTTTCTTTTACTGGATTCTGCTCACCGTGTTTTGACGCCTGTTTTCCATGTGGTTGCAGGTGAAGTGAGTTCCGGAAATTTATTCCGGCTATATCCAGGAGCAAAAGCTAATGGCATTAAATCTTCAAGACAAACAAGCGATTGTTGCTGAAGTCAGCGAAGTGGCCAAAGGCGCGCTGTCTGCGGTAGTTGCGGATTCCCGCGGCGTTACCGTAGATAAAATGACTGAACTGCGTAAAGCAGGTCGTGAAGCTGGCGTATACATGCGTGTTGTTCGTAACACCCTGTTGCGCCGCGTCGTTGAAGGCACTCAGTTCGAATGCCTGAAAGACACGTTTGTTGGTCCGACCCTGATTGCATACTCGATGGAACACCCGGGCGCTGCTGCTCGTCTGTTCAAAGAGTTCGCGAAAGCGAATGCAAAATTTGAGGTTAAAGCTGCGGCCTTTGAAGGTGAGTTGATTCCGGCGGCTCAAATTGACCGTCTGGCAACGCTGCCGACTTACGAAGAAGCAATTGCACGCCTGATGGCGACCATGAAAGAAGCTTCGGCTGGCAAACTGGTCCGTACTCTGGCTGCTGTTCGCGATCAGAAAGAAGCTGCGTAATCGCACTTTTCCTGTTATCGCATTTGCTAACGTATAAACTTTTTCTGATTGTTAGGAACAATTGTCATGTCTATCACTAAAGATCAAATCATTGAAGCAGTAGCGGCTATGTCTGTAATGGATGTTGTTGAGCTGATCACTGCTATGGAAGAAAAATTCGGCGTTTCTGCTGCTGCTGCTGTAGCTGTTGCTGCTGGCCCGGTTGAAGCTGCTGAAGAAAAAACTGAGTTCGACGTTATCCTGAAAGCTATCGGCGCTAACAAAGTTGCCGTAATCAAAGCTGTTCGTGGCGCAACTGGCCTGGGTCTGAAAGAAGCGAAAGACCTGGTTGAGTCTGCACCTGCTGCGCTGAAAGAAGGCGTGAGCAAAGATGACGCTGAAGCTCTGAAAAAAATCTCTGGAAGAAGCTGGCGCTGAAGTTGAAGTTAAATAAGCCAACCCTTCCGGTTGCAGCCTGAGTTATCAGGCTGATGGCTGGTGACTTTTTGGTCACCAGCCTTTTTGCGCTGTAGGGCGCCGGTAGCGTTTCACACTGTTTGACTACCGGTTCCCCATCAATGCTTGTTTCTATCGACGACTTAATATACTGCGCCAGAGCACCTGTTTTGCGTAAAGCGTAATGAAATGATTTAAGAGTGATAGAAACAGGTATTGCGGAATGTGTTCCACTTTCCGATCGACATAAATGGTGTTGCATGAACCGTCCTTTTTAGGGCGGACAAAGTGGGTCGACTTGTCAGCGAGCTGAGGAACCCTATGGTTTACTCCTATACCGAGAAAAAACGTATTCGTAAGGATTTTGGGAAACGTCCACAAGTTTTGGATATCCCATATCTCCTTTCTATCCAGCTTGACTCGTTCCAGAAGTTTATCGAGCAAGATCCGGAAGGCCAGTACGGTCTGGAAGCTGCATTCCGTTCCGTATTCCCTATCGCAAGTTACAGCGGTAATTCCGAGCTGCAGTACGTGAGTTATCGTCTGGGTGAGCCGGTATTTGACGTCCAAGAGTGTCAAATCCGCGGTGTTACCTTCTCCGCGCCGTTGCGCGTGAAACTGCGTCTGGTGATCTACGAGCGCGAAGCGCCGGAAGGCACCGTTAAAGACATCAAAGAACAAGAAGTGTACATGGGCGAGATTCCGCTCATGACCGACAACGGCACCTTTGTCATCAACGGTACCGAGCGTGTTATCGTTTCTCAGTTGCACCGTAGCCCGGGCGTGTTCTTTGACAGCGACAAGGGTAAAACCCACTCCTCCGGTAAAGTGCTGTATAACGCACGTATCATTCCTTACCGTGGTTCCTGGCTGGATTTTGAATTCGACCCGAAAGACAACCTGTTTGTCCGTATCGACCGTCGTCGTAAATTGCCTGCCACCATCATTCTGCGTGCATTGAGTTACTCCACCGAAGAAATTCTGGACCTGTTCTTCGATAAAGTGGTGTATGAAATCCACAACAACAAGCTGCAGATGGAACTGGTGCCGGAACGCCTGCGCGGCGAAACTGCCTCGTTCGATATCGAAGCCGACGGTAAAGTCTACGTTGAGAAAGGCCGCCGCATCACTGCGCGTCATATCCGTCAACTGGAAAAAGATGGCATCGAACGCATTGAAGTGCCGGTCGAATACATCGCCGGTAAAGTGCTGGCTAAAGATTACGTGGATGAAAGCACCGGTGAAGTGATCGCTATGGCGAACATGGAACTGTCGCTGGATCTGCTGGCCAAGCTGAGCCAGGCAGGTCATAAGCGTCTCGACACGCTGTTCACCAATGATCTGGACCACGGTCCGTACATGTCCGAGACCCTGCGTGTCGATCCGACCAACGATCGCCTGAGCGCGCTGGTCGAAATCTACCGTATGATGCGTCCGGGCGAGCCGCCGACACGTGAAGCGGCCGAAACCCTGTTCGGAAATCTGTTCTTCTCCGAAGATCGTTACGATTTGTCCGCGGTTGGTCGTATGAAGTTCAACCGTTCTCTGCTGCGCGAAGAAATCGAAGGTTCCGGGATTCTGAGCAAAGCGGACATTATCGATGTGATGAAAAAACTCATCGATATCCGTAACGGTAAGGGCGAAGTCGACGATATCGACCATCTGGGCAACCGTCGTATCCGTTCCGTGGGCGAAATGGCGGAAAACCAGTTCCGCGTCGGTCTGGTGCGTGTTGAACGTGCGGTGAAAGAGCGTCTGTCGCTGGGCGATCTGGATACGCTGATGCCGCAGGACATGATCAACGCCAAGCCGATTTCCGCGGCGGTGAAAGAGTTCTTCGGTTCCAGCCAGCTGTCACAGTTTATGGACCAGAATAACCCGCTGTCCGAAATTACGCATAAACGTCGTATTTCCGCATTGGGCCCAGGCGGTCTGACCCGTGAGCGCGCCGGCTTTGAAGTGCGAGACGTGCATCCGACCCATTACGGCCGCGTTTGTCCTATCGAAACGCCGGAAGGTCCGAACATCGGTCTGATCAACTCGTTGTCCGTGTATGCGCAGACCAACGAATACGGTTTCCTGGAAACCCCGTATCGCCGTGTCCGCGATGGCGTGGTGACCGACGAAATCCATTACCTGTCGGCGATTGAAGAAGGCAACTACGTTATTGCTCAGGCGAACACCAACCTGGATGACGAAGGTCACTTCATCGAGGAACTGGTTACCTGCCGTAGCAAGGGCGAATCCAGCTTGTTCAGCCGCGATCAGGTTGACTACATGGACGTTTCCACCCAACAGGTGGTTTCTGTCGGTGCATCCCTGATCCCGTTCCTGGAACACGATGACGCCAACCGCGCCCTGATGGGTGCGAACATGCAACGTCAGGCGGTACCGACTCTGCGCGCTGACAAGCCGCTGGTCGGTACCGGTATGGAACGTGCCGTTGCCGTTGACTCCGGTGTAACCGCCGTCGCCAAACGTGGCGGTACCGTACAGTATGTCGACGCGTCCCGTATCGTTATCAAGGTTAACGAAGATGAAATGTACCCGGGCGAAGCGGGTATCGACATCTACAACCTGACCAAATACACCCGTTCCAACCAGAACACCTGCATCAATCAGATGCCGTGCGTGTCGCTGGGCGAACCGGTTGAGCGCGGCGATGTGCTGGCCGACGGCCCGTCCACCGATCTGGGTGAACTGGCGCTGGGCCAGAACATGCGCGTCGCGTTCATGCCTTGGAACGGTTACAACTTCGAAGACTCCATCCTCGTTTCCGAGCGTGTAGTGCAGGAAGACCGCTTTACCACCATCCACATTCAGGAACTGGCGTGCGTGTCTCGTGACACCAAACTGGGGCCAGAAGAGATAACCGCCGACATCCCGAACGTGGGTGAAGCGGCGCTCTCCAAGCTGGATGAATCCGGTATCGTTTACATCGGTGCGGAAGTGACCGGTGGCGATATTCTGGTCGGCAAAGTGACGCCGAAAGGCGAAACCCAGCTGACGCCGGAAGAGAAGCTGCTGCGCGCCATCTTCGGTGAGAAAGCGTCTGACGTGAAAGACTCCTCTCTGCGTGTGCCGAACGGTGTTTCCGGTACGATTATCGACGTGCAGGTCTTTACCCGCGATGGCGTGGAAAAAGACAAACGCGCGCTGGAAATCGAAGAAATGCAACTGAAGCAGGCGAAGAAAGACCTGACTGAAGAACTGCAGATTCTGGAAGCCGGCCTGTTTGCCCGTATTCACGACGTGCTGGTTGCCGGCGGCGTCGAAGCAGACAAACTGGACAAGCTGC is from Dickeya dianthicola NCPPB 453 and encodes:
- the secE gene encoding preprotein translocase subunit SecE, with the translated sequence MSANTEAQESGRGLEALKWLVVAVLLVAAIVGNYYYREFSLPLRALAVVVLIAAAGGVALLTTKGKATVLFAREARTEVRKVIWPTRQETLHTTLIVAAVTAVMSLILWGLDGILVRLVSFITGLRF
- the nusG gene encoding transcription termination/antitermination protein NusG, with amino-acid sequence MSEAPKKRWYVVQAFSGFEGRVAQSLREHIKLHNMEDHFGEVMVPTEEVVEIRGGQRRKSERKFFPGYVLVQMMMDDASWHLVRSVPRVMGFIGGTSDRPAPISDKEVDAIMNRLQQVGDKPRPKTLFEPGEMVRVNDGPFADFNGVVEEVDYEKSRLKVSVSIFGRATPVELDFSQVEKG
- the rplK gene encoding 50S ribosomal protein L11; translation: MAKKVQAYVKLQVAAGMANPSPPVGPALGQQGVNIMEFCKAFNAKTESLEKGLPTPVVITVYSDRSFTFVTKTPPAAVLLKKAAGIKSGSGKPNKDKVGKVTRAQVLEIAQTKAADMTGANVEAMARSIEGTARSMGLVVED
- the rplA gene encoding 50S ribosomal protein L1 codes for the protein MAKLTKRMRVIRDKVDVTKQYDINEAVALLKELATAKFVESVDVAVNLGIDARKSDQNVRGATVLPHGTGRSVRVAVFTQGANAEAAKAAGAELVGMEDLADQIKKGEMNFDVVIASPDAMRVVGQLGQVLGPRGLMPNPKVGTVTPNVAEAVKNAKAGQVRYRNDKNGIIHTTIGKVDFDSDKLKENLESLLVALKKAKPAQAKGVYIKKISLSTTMGAGVAIDQSGLNAVAN
- the rplJ gene encoding 50S ribosomal protein L10, with product MALNLQDKQAIVAEVSEVAKGALSAVVADSRGVTVDKMTELRKAGREAGVYMRVVRNTLLRRVVEGTQFECLKDTFVGPTLIAYSMEHPGAAARLFKEFAKANAKFEVKAAAFEGELIPAAQIDRLATLPTYEEAIARLMATMKEASAGKLVRTLAAVRDQKEAA
- the rpoB gene encoding DNA-directed RNA polymerase subunit beta, producing MVYSYTEKKRIRKDFGKRPQVLDIPYLLSIQLDSFQKFIEQDPEGQYGLEAAFRSVFPIASYSGNSELQYVSYRLGEPVFDVQECQIRGVTFSAPLRVKLRLVIYEREAPEGTVKDIKEQEVYMGEIPLMTDNGTFVINGTERVIVSQLHRSPGVFFDSDKGKTHSSGKVLYNARIIPYRGSWLDFEFDPKDNLFVRIDRRRKLPATIILRALSYSTEEILDLFFDKVVYEIHNNKLQMELVPERLRGETASFDIEADGKVYVEKGRRITARHIRQLEKDGIERIEVPVEYIAGKVLAKDYVDESTGEVIAMANMELSLDLLAKLSQAGHKRLDTLFTNDLDHGPYMSETLRVDPTNDRLSALVEIYRMMRPGEPPTREAAETLFGNLFFSEDRYDLSAVGRMKFNRSLLREEIEGSGILSKADIIDVMKKLIDIRNGKGEVDDIDHLGNRRIRSVGEMAENQFRVGLVRVERAVKERLSLGDLDTLMPQDMINAKPISAAVKEFFGSSQLSQFMDQNNPLSEITHKRRISALGPGGLTRERAGFEVRDVHPTHYGRVCPIETPEGPNIGLINSLSVYAQTNEYGFLETPYRRVRDGVVTDEIHYLSAIEEGNYVIAQANTNLDDEGHFIEELVTCRSKGESSLFSRDQVDYMDVSTQQVVSVGASLIPFLEHDDANRALMGANMQRQAVPTLRADKPLVGTGMERAVAVDSGVTAVAKRGGTVQYVDASRIVIKVNEDEMYPGEAGIDIYNLTKYTRSNQNTCINQMPCVSLGEPVERGDVLADGPSTDLGELALGQNMRVAFMPWNGYNFEDSILVSERVVQEDRFTTIHIQELACVSRDTKLGPEEITADIPNVGEAALSKLDESGIVYIGAEVTGGDILVGKVTPKGETQLTPEEKLLRAIFGEKASDVKDSSLRVPNGVSGTIIDVQVFTRDGVEKDKRALEIEEMQLKQAKKDLTEELQILEAGLFARIHDVLVAGGVEADKLDKLPRERWLELGLTDEEKQNQLEQLAEQYDELKHEFEKKLEGKRRKITQGDDLAPGVLKIVKVYLAVKRQIQPGDKMAGRHGNKGVISKINPIEDMPYDENGTPVDIVLNPLGVPSRMNIGQILETHLGMAAKGIGDKINAMLKQQQEVAKLREFIQRAYDLGNDVRQKVDLNTFSDEEVLRLAENLKKGMPIATPVFDGAKENEIKELLKLGDLPTSGQITLFDGRTGEQFERPVTVGYMYMLKLNHLVDDKMHARSTGSYSLVTQQPLGGKAQFGGQRFGEMEVWALEAYGAAYTLQEMLTVKSDDVNGRTKMYKNIVDGDHRMEPGMPESFNVLLKEIRSLGINIELEEE